One Campylobacter concisus genomic region harbors:
- a CDS encoding barstar family protein, translated as MKIVILDAKKMLEKEKMYEHFAKKFDLPEYYGKNLDALFDCLCEINEPTLIKLKNENVLDGATKESLTQLFSDVCNENELVKFKLVKDEK; from the coding sequence ATGAAAATCGTGATCTTAGATGCCAAAAAGATGCTCGAAAAAGAAAAAATGTATGAGCATTTTGCTAAGAAATTTGACCTGCCAGAGTACTACGGCAAAAATTTAGACGCGCTCTTTGACTGCCTTTGTGAGATAAATGAGCCAACGCTTATAAAGCTAAAAAACGAAAATGTTTTAGATGGTGCCACAAAAGAGAGCTTAACCCAGCTATTTAGCGACGTTTGCAACGAAAATGAGCTAGTTAAATTTAAGCTTGTAAAAGATGAAAAATGA